The Vespula pensylvanica isolate Volc-1 chromosome 3, ASM1446617v1, whole genome shotgun sequence nucleotide sequence cgagTAGTAAAAAGTAAACGCGCGCGGAAATACTTCGACGTAAAAAGCCAACCGTCCGGAAGTGTCGATAGCGTCAGAAGGGTCGATCGTTCGAGGTCAAAGAGTGGACGAGAAGAACGAGCTAAAGAGGgttcgagagaagaaagacgagaagaaaagaggttGAGACAGGGTAGATTGGGGtagctagaaagagaaagagagagagagagagagagagaaagagagagataaaaagaaaaagatagacggAATATTGTACCGAAGAAAGGACGATACATTAGAAGGGAAATAAAAGGGATGTAGAAAATTTGAAAGGtgaggaaacgaaagaaaggaagttcgagttaaagaagagaaagacaatagaatataataatacattagaaatttatctaatgattatattaatcgtaCTCATCCTtcagaaagataataaattgagatataataacgtttaatgtgaatttaaacgataattttgtatttataatctttcttttttttttatatagtatatatatatatatatatatatatatatatatatatattttttttttttttaatttttaatgtaattgataatattatgatttatttgatataattttaataacgtatTTGAATGAATTAAGAACACgaattatatttcatctaattttagtattataatattttatgtaattgataatttattattgttaaaatattacggattgtatattatactttttcttttctcttctcttcttttccttgcccatcttgttttttttttttttttttacttatacttatttttgttgcttcgaaaatttaaaaaagaaattctctctctctctctctctctctctctctctctctctctctatttttttaattcttaatcttaatttttttctcaagtttttctttctctctatccctttctccttttatctttctccttcgtacATTTTTTCGTTCTGAGCCAAAGCACTCATGGGTTTCCCTTCGTTAACTTAAAATTCCATAGACGTTCCTAACGGACGAGCACGGACTGTCAAGCCgtaaatttgttcttttctttcgcgtcTGACGGATTCATTATGTAATTCGCGTAATGGAACGAACGGTCCTCTCTCCCCTATACGTCTAACGGTCTGTATCTCAATGCGTTCTTCGCGAAAACGCTTCTGGAATTTGATTGTTTCGAGCCGCACATGAAAACCGACAAAGGGTGTCGTGTCTTTTGTCGTTTTTGTCTCTGGGAACTTTGTGAAATGCCTAAATTTGAACAcgaaacgtatatacatatatatatatatatatatgtgtgtgtgtgtgtgtgtgtgtgtgggtgtatatgatttaataatgaaattaatttatataaaataaatataatatatataatataaataaatttatatatatatacgtgtgtgtgtatttatatgtatatttaatacttttaacaaataatttatatttattttatataaattcattaataatttattatcaattattaatttctatttattctatataaattaattaataattcattatcaattattaatttaaatttattttatataaaagtaattaatagtttattatgtattattaatttatatttattatatataaattaatttgattaaaaaagaaacagataatttatatatgtaatatatagaatgatataatataatatctatatatatgtgtaaaatattgtatatatgtatatatatatatattctttttctttacttatattaattttataagaacaaacagtatatatatatacatcctaGAATTCGACATAACACATAGCTTATTCAAATCGTTCTCATTTTTAGAAACTCTTTTCAAGTTTCAACACAGAAAacgatacgagaaaaaaatcggATTGGAAGAGTCAgtttctttcctatttctttctttctttcgtttctttttttttttttttttttattttttctatttctttttctttatcttttccccATGTGAAATTTACGGTGACCCTTTTAGGACGGTAGAACCTGGACGCTACGTATATAATTCTATGgcgaatacatttttttcgattccctctttttccctcctcgTAAtgcgaaaaatataaaaggtagggaaaagaatgaagagcagaaaaaaaaaacgaaataaaaagggacgaaaaaaaaatttgaaagaatcgAATAAGGATTTGCTTATGATTGACTCGAAATGTACTGCGAACAAAGGACCGAGCAGACCGTTCTCACTTTTCCTTTGCGGATTAATATTTGTGATCTTCTTGAAGAGGGTGAAGAGAAAACCGTGaatagagggagaaaaaagacaaagaaaaagacttATCATATATAGGGTGTTATCAATACAAACgctaaatgaaaataattttttactaaagatttcttcgtattaacttaaaaaaagaaattagaaaaaagaattgttagaaaatgactataattttgtttttcttcttgtcattattattattattattattattattattattattattattattattattattattattattattattattattattattattatcgtcattattatacttacaCTTAACAGATCGTCAATATAATTGTATTGCTGTTTGATTaaacaacgaaaataaaagtattaaaaaaagagatagaatgaaaaagacagacacagagagagaattctaaatttttcattgatatttcattgaattatttcttattaatttaacacaataattttaatgaaataataattattaaaccaCTTACTAATCAACCatcattatttcattcgtagctaacaaataaaaataaaaataaaaattaatcctaAACCTactttatctttaatatcgttttatttaaaatacgtaGCGTACGAAAATGTAAgatacaaagaagaagaaaaaaagaaggaataaaaaaaattgtgtctCACATCGTCGAAGATATATTTTCACTCAAGATTCAGTCAAGTTAAAGGTTGATGCGTCTTATTAGATAGGAAACATTctttataaacgaaaagatagatagagaaaggagggACAAGCAACACCTAACAAATAATGAACGTTGCTTAGAAGACAAATGGAGAGTAACAGCGAATCTAGGAATGCGACACCgccttcttactttttttcttattttcttcttcttcttttcttctttttcttttttttctttttttccttttcttttctttttttcttctatcttcttcacCATCTTTCCTTACACCTACCCTctctgctttctttctttctttctttctttctttctttctttctttacttccttcttcctttctacaGCGTAATGATCTTCGAAAGCTCTTACTATAGTCTTCTCTCAACAATCTTTCGAGAAAAACTACTCTCCTGTTGTTGTTGTCTTCTTCCGAGTAACACGAGCCAACACGAGAGAGCtgctttttctcgatcgtgaTTACACGTTAATGAAttcgaggaaaataaaaaaatgaaggaaatgagaaagaaaaaagaaaaggaagaagaaagagtataATCATGCCATTATTTGCTTCGTTATGTCcattaagtaaaataaatagaaataatagtataattgTTGATAATTGTATGGAAATTATTGAATCGTTTCTAAATTGTAATTGGAAATTTTTATTgggttaattaataataagggATAttcagatttatatatatatatatatatatatatatatatatatatatatgtgatatgatgtacgtatatatacatatgtgtgtgtgtgtgtattcatatatatatatatatttttttttatatattatattatattatttctatatcgtcttattgatatatatataggtttattatatctattatagcaaaagtataaaaaaattattgagtGATTtgtaacattaattttttattagattggataataagaaagattCGGTACATttgaataaacaatataatatatatcgtaatacatacatttttttttttttttaatatataatatattatattatcttccttatttcgatcgaaatatcaaaataaacttGTACAAAAACttgtagaaaatttatcatcaaaatgcgtattaaaatatttatcaataaaaaatttttatctatataaaaatacaaaatttatcatcgaacatacatatattaaaacgattaaactTAAAATGACAGCGTTAATGAAATATgtagatgaatatatataatgataaaagagagaagaaaaaaatatgaaaataaacaaaaaaaaaaaaaaaaaaaaaaaaaaaaaaaaaagaacaaacaaaccaACAGAGAAAAacacttgaaaaaaaaaaaaaaaaaaaaaactcgataAAATTATCACCGAacataattgaataataaaaaaaacataccaAACCTACATTAACATACGCATAAACATACACAATCAAATATCACAATCGAATAAGTTAAAGATCGATTCGttataagaaaacaaacgaaaagaaaaaagaggagaaaggaaaaaagaaaaaaggaaaaaggaaaaggaacagaacagaacaaagaacaaaaacaaaaacaaagccaaaagcaaagaaaaaaaaaaatgaacaaggaAAAGGCGTGGTAAAATACTCGACgaaataaattctctctctctctctctctctctctctctctctctctctcttctttttctccctatttctcaccctctcttcctctctctttcaatcgtctttcgtttttatagtAGAATGATACCGAACCAGACCGCCGTGCGGAACCAATAGAGAACTCAACTTCTATCTTGCTAAAGGGGAGAATAGCTATGGACAGATCGCCTATTGTTCGAAGGTCAAGTTCCGAACGTCCCACGAGAGCAACGAGAACaactcttctttctatctgattggcaaatggaaaagaaaagaaaagaaaaaaaaaaaaaaaggaaaaagaaaaaggagaaaaaaaaaagataataaaggaATAGAGATAACGGGTGGATGGACGATTGGTAGGGATGAGGGATAGGGAATAGGGAGGATAGGGGATGAAGTGATCGGGCCCTTTTGTAcgattcctcttcttcttgttttgtCTTTGTAGTAAAACGGGGGTAGTCTCCAGTAAAACGGACTCGTACGAGATAGAGGCAAAGCCATTGAACCGCGAGGGATGCAACTGACAGGTGGAATTGTTATATACCAACGCCCCGAACGTTTATTCGCGGTTCATTGATCCTCCCCGCACCCCTCGTTGCCGAACCACCCTACTGATTCTATCCTGCGACGCGTCGattcttcgttcatttttctcttctcgactcactctctttactttctttttatctagctttttatatatttatatatatatatatatgtatatatatataaataaaatacatatatatatatatatatacattatttatatatgtattttttgtatatttatatttatatttatatatttattttttatatttatacttatatttacttatatttatattttacttactcttatatatataaatataatatatatatatatatgtatatatataatatatattatatatatattcttttttataattttatatatatatatgtattttttatatttatacttatataaaatataagactACTGTAAACAAAATTCTTGAAATTACTGATAgattatattaacaaaattgatCTTTGGAATGCAAAGGGTTAATACTCCATTGACGTCCTtaaagcaatatatatatatatgaatattttgtataacgACTGCATAGGCGTATACTACGGTGACATATTtgtaatatgaatttattatgaataattaattattatgaataatatttaaatataattatatcaatcttGTACACTCTTATAtacttaaatttatatatatatatatatatatatatatatataattattaggagtttagaagataatttttttttcagaacaaATTTCTCCATTCAATCATTCACGACTAATATTTATTCCTcgcttataaataatacataaataaaagcaTTATCATCCTGACTATATACAATTTACACAAtaggtttaaaaaaaaaaaatgtcattatCGTCACTGTTATCGTCgtcaactatatatatatatatatatatatatatatagttatatatatatatatatagttgtgtgcatatatatatatatatatagttgtgtgcatatatatatatacatatatatatgtacacacatatacacaaacgcacacgcacacacacacacacacacatatatatatatactgtaggCAGTTCGGAGATCGTCGAAAATGCATTTGTGGATCTCGTTCCTCCtttagaatttataatttaataatcaacGTTGATAGgatctgttcttttttttctttttcttttttcttttttttcttttttttttctttttttttttttttttttaatagaatacaaattttaaaccttcaaaaaatttacaaaagagACGGACTTCCGTGAAGTAATCGATTTGTTCATGTAACCGATTAAAAgttctcaaagaaaaataaaaaataaaaagaaataacagagGGATCGAGATCTCTTGCGCAGTTTGAAGTTCTACGAACTaaagtatgtatttacatagttcattttttttttttttcttttttcttattattctatGTGTTGCAATATGTTACATAGATCTTTTAATAGTTGCGTCACGTGAGTCATCAATGTGATACCTGATAATGTTCCAGACCTAAGTGCTCGACTATAACATTGCTTATACAAATTGGCGAGAGTCTCGtatctgtaataaaaaaatagattaataataatttaaaatattatctattaattataatccaagatattttattccgacttttatatatatatatatatataattcttttttatttatatttatattttacttactCCTTTTTATTCGTGGCAGTGTTTTTATTGACAATTAATTTAGTTAACGATCGCAATATAAATTGTAACCTTTGTTCAAGCAAAACGACCAAACTCTCGTCGTCCTCCGAAAACTTTTGTTCCTCTATAGTTTTCTCATCCTCGGttgtattattaatcttatcaCCTTCGTCGATATTAttagtttcaattttttctttggacgttttattcttttcacaAAGTAACTCCATGATAGATCGACATTGTAATAATAACTCTAAACCATTTTGATACGCCTTCAATTTGCCATTAAACGTTGTGGCacctttttaataaaataataatatataaacgttaggacgtaacaaataatttgaaaaaatatacaatgaaattttaacaaGGAATTTTTTAAGACGATAAAAACTTACTTCGTGCTTGATGTTCAGCCAAAGCAACTCGTTCCATTTGAACTCTCAAAAATTCAGTTGCCTGTTCCAaagctaataataattttgcagCTTTATCATAATACAATTTACATAATTGTAAACTGTTTTTCCTCTTGACGTTATCCGAATCTGGCTCGAATTCTCTGTATATATGATGATATAAAGATGCTAAACGATGTTGAATGATAGCTGCACGAAATTGATATACCGGTTGTCTCGAACCTGGTGTATCAACGTCACAATGTTTAAGAGCTTTCTGTAATATATCGACTACTTCTCTTTCGAGCTCTTCTTCTGTCtgtgattaaaataaaataaaatgagatctcgtttatttttctagctttacattgtatattttatttctttttattgtcatttaaaatttatatatttatgagattagaatatataataagataagagacaaattaattttatatattacattataaaaattaattatatatatatattaaaatgatatattaattatatattaaatttattacttattgaaattatatatttaaaaaaaattatatattaataagagattttattcaaaaaaaaaaataataataataataataataataataagaaagaaagaaaagaaaaaatacctTGTTTCCCTGAGAAGGAAAATCTTGTAATAATGTGGCCATGGTGAAAAGTGTCGTAGACAAATCCCATGTTATCGTGTCCCATATGGCAGGATTAGATTTTCTAGAACCTAGAACTTGCAATGCCTTTTGATAATTAGCAAGTgctttattgtaaaaatattgctCCTGTGTATTATGTTTAACGTGCATGTGCGCACAAATTCGCATGAGTCTACCGGTATTCGAATAAAGTAGAGCCAAATTTGCTTCGTCGTGGACAGTTTCGAAAGCTTTGACACCAGCTTCTAAATGATGTAAGGAACGATTAAGTAGAGTAGTAACGTCTGCAGACGATTGGGACGATTCGTTTGTTGTACTTTCTTGTTGGTATCGTGctgacaaatataaaaaaaaaaaaaaaaaaacaatgtattaattattaaaacgagaTATTTAATTGTGCATAtggttaaattaaaatatacataatgtaaTTACTTCCTGCTTGATTCATGTATAAAACGCCTAATTCGTTATGAATATTTCCTAGTCgtcttaataaattatttttttctacttctaatGGTTCGTAGGACAAGGCTTTTTCGTAACATTTGTAAGAGGCGACCAATGTGAATTCCAAACTTTCAAGACGTTGCGGCAATAATTCTATTCCGTCTGAAATTATATACGTCATtcaaagtacaaaaaaaagagagagagagagagagagagagagagagaaaaaatttgttttcgattactatataaaaatgatatctctatacgtacacgtatctAAATCTTCcattgaatatatttcttcgattatcTTCTCCTctgttacatttttaatttcataattcttTCTATGTTTCTCTATATTACACCAGTCTTGTACAGTCATAAAACAACAGTCTCCAGCACGTCCTAATAGACAACtaatagatttttcatttcttatacCGCAACAAACTTCCAATATTTTTTGGCATCTCAATACCGCCAATATGTATCTCAAAGAGGCaccataatttttattcgcatACTCGTTTTCTGCCAAAACAGCAAATATCAATGAAGCCTTTTCGTACAAAAGAGTTTTTAAATGTGCATTCCAGCTAACATTATCGCTTTTTTTTGGAGCTTGCCAAATGGGTAATGTTTCATTCTTTGATTTACATAGCCAAGATTTCGTGTCTTTGTTGTTGATAGAggtattttctttcgtagtgTACTTCtccgatttcttcttcttttgcttattttttcttttatgactAGGACTGTTACTTTGCGAAGTTTCACCAGACTCGTTACCTTTATCTTGATTTAAAGAAGCATAAGGCATCGGTATTGCTTGAAAAGGTTTTGCCATGTTTGGATTAGcttcttcatatttctttttctcgttctcacTATCTTCtgctttcttttgttcttcgtCCGAACTTTCTTCAGTCGGGAAATATTTTAAGCACTCAAGACCATGCGCTACGTGCTCCAATGCGGTTAAACATCTTTCCTCTACGCTACCTGTTATCGGTGGTGGTTTGTACTTAGGCCCTTCTTGTTCTACTTGCTCTTTGactgaaatgatttttttttttttttattatcatataatttagatttttaatattactccGATCTCTATAAAGATACTTACTATTTGCTAGCGTTAAGGATTTAATAGACGCACTAGGagtttcttcgtcttcttctttttcattttcatgatTTGTACTACATTCACTCTGTGTATCTTCCTCGTCGCTTTGATCGGATAATCCTGGACTGACGGGATCCGTACTTGAAGGTACATATAAGTCAGAAAGCATAAAGTGAGCAGACGTAACGATTTGCGGATATTTCTCCTTTGCGAGAAGTTGAACACAGTTTTTCAATAGCATTCGAATAGTACCCTGATGCCGGTGATAATCAgaagaatatttcatatttcgagCTACTCTATATAACAGCATCGCTACTGGCACGGTAAACGGATTTTGTCCTTTTTCATCGGTAACATCGTTACATAACGATGTTAGATCGTACAGTTTTACAACATCGTCGTCTTTACCTATCGAACATTTTAAAGGCACACGTagaaattaatcttttaaattatataaaaaagaaagaaattattttaaagaaactcTGCTTACCCTTAAATAACCAATACGTGTGACCAGCTTTCGTAGCATTGTTCTTCAAGAaacttaatatattttgtgcTACATCTCTAATAAGTTTAGGACTGAATTTCGAATCATCCAAATTAGGAAGATCTTCTGTTTTGATCAATTCGTATTTTTGAACTATACCATGCAAGTGATAGCACATGACCACTTCAGGAACATTGCACATTAAATTATCCAACCAATAATCTATTCCCGTCAATACGTTAATAGGTTTTGACATGTCTCTTAACCGCAAACTAATACAAGGATGTGTTTGTCCGCCAAATATTGGCATGTCAGTTCCAATAAGCATTTGTATGTTTTCGAAAGTCCACACAACGTTACGTGCGAAATTATGATTATAGTTTGGATCCGGTACTTTCTCTTCTTGCGTTGGTTCGGGCAAACATTGCTCCAATGGTTTGACAGGCAAAGGTGGTTTTATATTCTGTTCTTTACTATCTGCCAATACGATAGAATGATAAAGGAATTTCGATACTAAATTCCTTTGTTGCAAGCTATTTCTACTGTTTGCTTTATGaaataatcgtttttctttatctcctaagttttgaaatatatgttcgtaaaaaaatttctttaaccATTCCCAGTCACTTTCCGCTTgccgtaataaatatttatgtatatcaaaATCATCTATCAATAGAGTATTTTCAATACGGTGTACCATCATAGATATAACTCCATGGTTATAaggtaattttaataatttctttatattttctgcgTCCGACACAACGTCAACTTCTCCCACACAGTCCGGGAACATATGAGCCATGCGAAAACTGGAGAATCCTGTGTTTTGAGACCATACACTTTGTAGACCATAACTTTCGGCAGAACTGCTAAGCCAATTGCTAGGTGGAAGATTTAAATTCGTATTGCATTGCAATTGAGCAAAGGTGGCAGGCGTTTGAACGGCAGAATATTTTACTACTGCGGTAGACTTGACCGATTTCTTAGGTGAATCTGGCGGAACAACTATAGCCATCGGTTTGATCTGaaatacaaacatataatatttgcataaaataatttattgctACAAACCTTATCTTATCTACCTATTAActcgttataaataataaataataaataataaaaataaattgcctcacacacacacacacacacacacacacatacacacacagaaaaaaattcctatttacattcgtttgaaaacaaaatacatttatCTCGCAcgagaccaaaaaaaaaatgaacattcgattatgtacacatatttagaaattttgtgtcacgaaattcttaaaaatagaatttgcagaaacgaatatatagaattttgatTAAACGCGTGCACGAGGACCGGATCCAAGAACGTGTTTCTAACGTGCTGCTccgaaaagaagataatttatctttctttaaaatattatttatcaataatcacttatttcacacacacacacacacacacacacacacacacacacacacacatagatataattttattcaaaaggaagaatatatgcttgtatgtatgtatatatacatataaattagatataacATTGGCTCACCAAATTAGCGCTGGTATCAGAATTATCTGACATCGCGGCATGAAATAATGTCACTTGCGACTTTCAAAAATAGTTGCTATGTTCCAAAACTTCTAGAAGGTGAAGGATACAACGAAAAGCTCCCCTCGTATATCCAAATAATACGATCACAAATTATGTATGGTTACACGCTAGAGTGCGACCTCTAGCATGCGGTCCTTCAAAGATAAGATAACATTTTCTACCTTATCGACCggaaaacaataaaagaaaataatatgttaagAACAAACGTGATATCATGTTGTTACCGACATTTTTAAAGGGACaacgtttcaaataaaaaaaacaactcgtaacgtttaatcgatattataactcgttcaaaaaaaaaaaataaataaataaataaataaataaataaataaaaaatgaaaagaaaaatcaagaattaaatagattattaataaagaatttatttttatttctataaatttcgatattcgattaaagccgaagtaatatttttgtttaatttacgatcgatataatcatgatataaaaatgttttactttctctctctctctctctctctctctctctctttcttacgttggaaaaattttaaaacacTCGCATTtacttaagaaagaaaaaagaaaagaatcgagcGAAGAATGAAGAGAACGTAAGCGAAGATTTATAGTAGACGAACGTGACGTAGTCAAGTAGTAAAGCCGTTTTGATAAACGATTACGTCTTACGTTTACCCGTTCGAACGAGTAACGTAAACCTAttctagagaaaaagagagagagaaaaagacgaacaaacagagagaaagagagagaaagagaaagagagagaaaacgaaaaaaataaaggcaCTTCGCGTGACCGAATGTTGAAGAACTACCTATATACGTGGCTTTACA carries:
- the LOC122627929 gene encoding erythroid differentiation-related factor 1 isoform X2 codes for the protein MSDNSDTSANLIKPMAIVVPPDSPKKSVKSTAVVKYSAVQTPATFAQLQCNTNLNLPPSNWLSSSAESYGLQSVWSQNTGFSSFRMAHMFPDCVGEVDVVSDAENIKKLLKLPYNHGVISMMVHRIENTLLIDDFDIHKYLLRQAESDWEWLKKFFYEHIFQNLGDKEKRLFHKANSRNSLQQRNLVSKFLYHSIVLADSKEQNIKPPLPVKPLEQCLPEPTQEEKVPDPNYNHNFARNVVWTFENIQMLIGTDMPIFGGQTHPCISLRLRDMSKPINVLTGIDYWLDNLMCNVPEVVMCYHLHGIVQKYELIKTEDLPNLDDSKFSPKLIRDVAQNILSFLKNNATKAGHTYWLFKGKDDDVVKLYDLTSLCNDVTDEKGQNPFTVPVAMLLYRVARNMKYSSDYHRHQGTIRMLLKNCVQLLAKEKYPQIVTSAHFMLSDLYVPSSTDPVSPGLSDQSDEEDTQSECSTNHENEKEEDEETPSASIKSLTLANIKEQVEQEGPKYKPPPITGSVEERCLTALEHVAHGLECLKYFPTEESSDEEQKKAEDSENEKKKYEEANPNMAKPFQAIPMPYASLNQDKGNESGETSQSNSPSHKRKNKQKKKKSEKYTTKENTSINNKDTKSWLCKSKNETLPIWQAPKKSDNVSWNAHLKTLLYEKASLIFAVLAENEYANKNYGASLRYILAVLRCQKILEVCCGIRNEKSISCLLGRAGDCCFMTVQDWCNIEKHRKNYEIKNVTEEKIIEEIYSMEDLDTYGIELLPQRLESLEFTLVASYKCYEKALSYEPLEVEKNNLLRRLGNIHNELGVLYMNQAGTRYQQESTTNESSQSSADVTTLLNRSLHHLEAGVKAFETVHDEANLALLYSNTGRLMRICAHMHVKHNTQEQYFYNKALANYQKALQVLGSRKSNPAIWDTITWDLSTTLFTMATLLQDFPSQGNKTEEELEREVVDILQKALKHCDVDTPGSRQPVYQFRAAIIQHRLASLYHHIYREFEPDSDNVKRKNSLQLCKLYYDKAAKLLLALEQATEFLRVQMERVALAEHQARSATTFNGKLKAYQNGLELLLQCRSIMELLCEKNKTSKEKIETNNIDEGDKINNTTEDEKTIEEQKFSEDDESLVVLLEQRLQFILRSLTKLIVNKNTATNKKEYETLANLYKQCYSRALRSGTLSGITLMTHVTQLLKDLCNILQHIE
- the LOC122627929 gene encoding erythroid differentiation-related factor 1 isoform X1, with product MFIFFLVSCEINVFCFQTNIKPMAIVVPPDSPKKSVKSTAVVKYSAVQTPATFAQLQCNTNLNLPPSNWLSSSAESYGLQSVWSQNTGFSSFRMAHMFPDCVGEVDVVSDAENIKKLLKLPYNHGVISMMVHRIENTLLIDDFDIHKYLLRQAESDWEWLKKFFYEHIFQNLGDKEKRLFHKANSRNSLQQRNLVSKFLYHSIVLADSKEQNIKPPLPVKPLEQCLPEPTQEEKVPDPNYNHNFARNVVWTFENIQMLIGTDMPIFGGQTHPCISLRLRDMSKPINVLTGIDYWLDNLMCNVPEVVMCYHLHGIVQKYELIKTEDLPNLDDSKFSPKLIRDVAQNILSFLKNNATKAGHTYWLFKGKDDDVVKLYDLTSLCNDVTDEKGQNPFTVPVAMLLYRVARNMKYSSDYHRHQGTIRMLLKNCVQLLAKEKYPQIVTSAHFMLSDLYVPSSTDPVSPGLSDQSDEEDTQSECSTNHENEKEEDEETPSASIKSLTLANIKEQVEQEGPKYKPPPITGSVEERCLTALEHVAHGLECLKYFPTEESSDEEQKKAEDSENEKKKYEEANPNMAKPFQAIPMPYASLNQDKGNESGETSQSNSPSHKRKNKQKKKKSEKYTTKENTSINNKDTKSWLCKSKNETLPIWQAPKKSDNVSWNAHLKTLLYEKASLIFAVLAENEYANKNYGASLRYILAVLRCQKILEVCCGIRNEKSISCLLGRAGDCCFMTVQDWCNIEKHRKNYEIKNVTEEKIIEEIYSMEDLDTYGIELLPQRLESLEFTLVASYKCYEKALSYEPLEVEKNNLLRRLGNIHNELGVLYMNQAGTRYQQESTTNESSQSSADVTTLLNRSLHHLEAGVKAFETVHDEANLALLYSNTGRLMRICAHMHVKHNTQEQYFYNKALANYQKALQVLGSRKSNPAIWDTITWDLSTTLFTMATLLQDFPSQGNKTEEELEREVVDILQKALKHCDVDTPGSRQPVYQFRAAIIQHRLASLYHHIYREFEPDSDNVKRKNSLQLCKLYYDKAAKLLLALEQATEFLRVQMERVALAEHQARSATTFNGKLKAYQNGLELLLQCRSIMELLCEKNKTSKEKIETNNIDEGDKINNTTEDEKTIEEQKFSEDDESLVVLLEQRLQFILRSLTKLIVNKNTATNKKEYETLANLYKQCYSRALRSGTLSGITLMTHVTQLLKDLCNILQHIE